The following proteins come from a genomic window of Aequorivita marisscotiae:
- a CDS encoding PorP/SprF family type IX secretion system membrane protein — MKHSYLTLLILILLGTFSSKAQQDPQYTQYMYNTQVVNPAYAGNREVLSFGLLYRTQWVNFGDGAPNTGTFTVNSPVADNMGLGLSVVNDRIGPAIETNFNIDYSYSINTSADAKLSFGLKAGLDILDVDFSKLNIYDPNDPYFQENNIDNKLQPQIGAGVYYNTERFYAGLSVPNFLTTKHFDTGSIENTQVETTAAERMHYFLIAGYVFDISDDLKFKPAALVKLVSGSPLQADLSANFLLYDKLTLGAAYRWSAAMSGLVGFQATENIFIGFGYDYQTTDIEAYSDGSYEIMFRFELFNRPERVLTPRFF; from the coding sequence ATGAAACACAGTTATCTAACACTACTAATTTTGATTTTACTTGGCACGTTTTCAAGTAAAGCGCAGCAAGACCCACAGTACACTCAATATATGTACAATACGCAGGTGGTAAACCCTGCATATGCAGGAAATCGTGAAGTCTTAAGTTTTGGTTTACTCTATAGAACCCAATGGGTAAATTTTGGAGATGGAGCACCAAATACAGGAACATTTACTGTAAATTCACCTGTGGCCGATAATATGGGGCTAGGTCTATCTGTTGTGAACGATCGTATAGGTCCAGCAATTGAAACCAATTTTAACATAGATTATTCATATAGTATAAATACTTCAGCAGATGCCAAATTATCATTCGGTCTTAAAGCTGGTTTAGACATTCTGGATGTAGATTTTTCAAAACTGAATATATACGACCCCAATGACCCCTATTTTCAAGAAAATAATATAGACAATAAACTACAACCCCAAATAGGAGCTGGTGTATATTATAATACCGAAAGATTTTATGCTGGACTTTCAGTACCAAATTTTTTAACAACAAAACATTTTGACACCGGCAGTATTGAAAATACCCAAGTTGAAACTACCGCCGCCGAACGCATGCACTACTTTCTAATTGCAGGTTATGTATTTGATATTAGCGACGACTTAAAGTTTAAACCTGCAGCGCTCGTAAAACTTGTTAGTGGGTCGCCCCTACAAGCCGATTTATCTGCAAACTTTTTATTGTACGATAAACTTACTTTAGGAGCTGCCTATAGATGGAGCGCAGCAATGAGTGGGCTAGTTGGTTTTCAGGCCACAGAGAATATATTTATAGGTTTTGGATATGATTACCAAACAACCGATATAGAAGCTTATAGCGATGGATCTTACGAAATTATGTTTCGCTTTGAATTATTCAACAGACCAGAGCGCGTATTAACTCCAAGATTCTTCTAA
- a CDS encoding OmpA family protein yields MNTLLRNIFIFALILLTSGSAISQKKDIQKANKKFDRYAYIDAREIYLKVVEDGYESAQIFQNLGDTYYFNSEYGNAAKWYLKLVNKYPDEAQPEYFYKAAQSLKSLGRYQEADALLQDYIAKGGTTFIVKTYNDDPEYLKSIVFDSKEIDIEKVAVNSPTSDFGPAFYMNNRIIYASAGENVIPKFDDWTEEPYLDLFIADRGSDGQLRNSVRVGGDVNSEYNESTPFFTKDGNTMFFTRNRIIEGKKDFDKSNKFKTLRLTIFKATRAGENTWRNIIELPFNSESYSVAHPTLSPDEKRLYFASDMPGTLGMSDIWYVDILGNDTYGPPVNMGPEINTGGRDSFPFISDNNNLYFASDGRSGMGGYDVFVVSLDDSGKAVGTAQHLGPPTNSAKDDFGFIINEKERIAYLSSNRGGNRGSADDDIYLLKEGCSITVKGIVFDVDTNEPLADAQVSLLDNFNQLVSQTTSGTDGSYKFIAGCGIQYIVRGIKEDYTPYETSIKTPFITGTVDVPIPLKRIGCPPNDLNCILDLQPIYFDFDKSNIRPDAEIELAKILAALKQYDQLKINIESHTDSRGNDNYNLALSERRAQSTLKWLVKKGIDKSRLTAKGFGESRLINKCSNGVKCTAEEHQLNRRSMFIIQD; encoded by the coding sequence ATGAATACATTATTACGCAACATATTTATTTTCGCTTTAATTTTGCTCACCTCCGGTAGCGCTATTTCTCAAAAAAAGGATATTCAAAAAGCAAACAAAAAATTTGATAGATATGCGTATATAGATGCGCGTGAAATCTACTTAAAAGTAGTTGAGGATGGCTACGAATCTGCGCAAATTTTTCAAAATTTAGGAGATACCTATTATTTTAATAGTGAATACGGCAACGCAGCAAAGTGGTATCTTAAACTCGTAAATAAATATCCAGATGAAGCACAACCAGAGTATTTTTACAAAGCTGCGCAATCACTTAAGAGTTTGGGTAGGTACCAAGAAGCAGATGCATTATTACAAGACTATATAGCAAAAGGAGGAACTACCTTTATAGTAAAAACATACAATGACGATCCGGAATACTTAAAAAGTATAGTTTTTGATTCCAAGGAAATAGATATTGAAAAAGTTGCGGTTAATTCGCCAACTTCAGACTTTGGACCAGCATTCTATATGAATAATAGAATAATATATGCCTCAGCAGGAGAAAATGTAATCCCTAAATTTGACGACTGGACCGAAGAACCATATTTAGACCTCTTTATTGCAGATAGAGGCTCCGATGGCCAGTTGAGGAATTCCGTGCGTGTTGGGGGTGATGTAAACTCCGAATATAACGAATCAACACCATTTTTTACGAAAGATGGAAATACAATGTTTTTTACAAGAAATAGAATTATAGAAGGAAAAAAAGACTTCGATAAATCTAATAAGTTTAAAACCCTCCGACTAACCATCTTTAAAGCTACAAGAGCTGGCGAAAACACATGGAGAAATATAATAGAATTGCCATTTAACAGTGAGTCCTATTCTGTAGCACATCCCACCCTGAGTCCCGATGAAAAAAGATTATACTTTGCTTCTGATATGCCCGGAACCCTCGGAATGTCTGATATTTGGTATGTAGATATTCTTGGGAACGATACTTATGGCCCCCCAGTAAATATGGGTCCAGAAATAAATACCGGAGGGAGAGATTCGTTTCCGTTCATTAGCGACAATAACAACCTGTATTTTGCGAGCGACGGTCGTTCGGGAATGGGCGGATATGACGTATTTGTAGTATCTCTCGATGACTCAGGAAAAGCAGTCGGAACTGCGCAACATTTAGGGCCGCCAACCAATAGTGCTAAAGACGATTTCGGTTTTATTATAAACGAAAAGGAGCGGATTGCCTATTTATCTTCTAATAGAGGTGGAAATAGAGGTAGTGCCGATGACGATATCTATTTGCTCAAAGAAGGTTGTAGCATTACCGTAAAAGGTATTGTGTTTGACGTAGACACAAATGAACCATTGGCAGATGCTCAGGTTAGTTTATTAGATAATTTTAATCAATTGGTAAGCCAAACTACCTCAGGAACTGATGGAAGTTATAAATTTATTGCCGGATGTGGAATACAATATATTGTTAGAGGTATCAAGGAAGATTACACACCCTATGAAACATCTATAAAAACACCTTTCATAACAGGTACTGTGGATGTGCCAATTCCACTAAAACGTATTGGCTGTCCGCCAAACGATCTAAATTGTATCTTAGATTTACAGCCAATTTATTTTGATTTTGACAAATCTAATATCAGACCGGATGCCGAAATTGAATTGGCTAAAATACTGGCTGCTTTAAAACAATATGATCAACTAAAAATAAATATTGAGTCGCATACAGATTCACGCGGTAACGACAATTATAACCTTGCACTCTCTGAAAGACGTGCGCAATCCACACTTAAGTGGCTTGTTAAAAAAGGAATTGATAAGAGCAGACTTACTGCTAAAGGATTTGGTGAATCACGACTTATTAATAAATGTTCTAATGGCGTAAAATGTACGGCCGAAGAACACCAATTAAACAGAAGATCTATGTTCATCATACAAGATTGA
- a CDS encoding OmpA family protein: protein MTSLKQIWLIGFLLFANAVLSQEVKIAKANEQFDKYGYINARKIYLRVVENGYSSAEIYKKLGDTYYYNSDYVNAEKWYYKLLKEFPDAIETDYYYRIAQTLKSSGKYQESEAVMNIFFTKGGEEKNIKKFDNDPEYLQSLGVHPFKYVINKVAVNTKLSDFSPIYYKDKIVFSSTARNRDDFKKHNWSNMPFLDLYVAEIDSDGGLSNSRHLDGDVNTKFHESTPVFTKDGKTMYFTRNNYLEGKKGFDKGRVIKLKILRADLKVGKDGSEYWGDITDLPFNSNSFNNAHPALSPDGKRLYFASDMPGSYGRSDLYRVDIKKEKDSTITYGVPVNLGPEVNTRSRETFPFISENNTLYFASDGHFGQGGLDIYVATLDTDGSLKQVSNFGPPINTKMDDFGLIIKESQGSGYYTSNAAGGRGAIDDDIYYFYEKCVMTINGIVTDIDTQELLPGSEVSLLNADNIEIERVTVGEDAAFSFTTECDTRYIIRATKKLYFPKEEVVETPDQGGVIDLNIQLKLKDPCPPNDLGCILELQPIYFDYDEDYIRPDAEIELAKILYAMELYPELVIHIESHTDSRGRDSYNMKLSERRAQSTLNWIVEKGIDESRLTAKGYGETMLINNCGNDAECTEEEHQLNRRSMFIIQD from the coding sequence ATGACTTCACTTAAACAAATATGGTTAATTGGTTTTTTGTTGTTTGCAAATGCTGTGCTTTCGCAAGAAGTGAAAATAGCAAAAGCAAATGAGCAGTTTGATAAATACGGCTATATCAACGCAAGAAAAATCTATCTTAGAGTTGTTGAAAATGGCTACTCATCGGCAGAAATATATAAGAAACTAGGCGATACCTATTATTATAATAGTGATTATGTAAATGCTGAAAAATGGTATTATAAACTTCTTAAAGAATTTCCTGATGCGATAGAAACCGACTATTACTACAGAATTGCCCAAACATTAAAAAGTTCAGGAAAATATCAGGAATCTGAAGCTGTAATGAATATTTTCTTTACTAAAGGTGGCGAAGAAAAGAATATTAAAAAGTTTGATAACGATCCTGAATATTTGCAGAGTTTAGGGGTTCATCCTTTTAAATATGTAATAAATAAAGTTGCCGTAAATACAAAGTTATCTGACTTTAGTCCTATCTATTATAAAGATAAAATAGTTTTTTCCTCCACTGCGAGAAATCGAGATGATTTCAAAAAACACAATTGGAGCAATATGCCATTTTTAGATTTATATGTTGCCGAAATTGATAGCGATGGAGGCCTTTCAAACTCAAGACATCTTGATGGAGACGTAAATACTAAATTTCACGAATCAACACCTGTTTTTACAAAGGACGGTAAAACAATGTACTTTACCAGAAACAACTACCTCGAAGGTAAAAAGGGATTTGATAAAGGCAGGGTTATTAAATTAAAAATACTAAGAGCCGATCTAAAAGTAGGTAAAGACGGTAGTGAGTACTGGGGCGATATAACCGATTTACCATTTAACAGTAATAGTTTTAACAACGCACATCCCGCGTTGAGTCCAGACGGAAAACGCCTCTATTTTGCGTCAGATATGCCAGGTAGCTACGGACGTTCAGATCTTTATCGGGTAGATATAAAGAAGGAAAAGGATAGTACAATTACCTATGGCGTACCAGTAAACCTCGGCCCGGAAGTAAATACAAGATCTCGAGAAACCTTTCCGTTTATTAGTGAAAACAACACTTTGTATTTTGCAAGTGATGGCCATTTTGGTCAAGGTGGGCTAGACATTTATGTGGCAACATTAGATACAGATGGAAGCTTAAAACAAGTTTCCAATTTTGGACCGCCTATTAATACCAAAATGGATGACTTTGGTCTCATAATTAAAGAATCTCAAGGAAGTGGTTATTATACATCAAATGCCGCGGGTGGTCGCGGCGCTATTGACGACGATATCTATTATTTCTACGAAAAATGTGTAATGACCATTAATGGAATCGTAACTGATATTGATACCCAAGAACTTCTCCCAGGCTCCGAGGTGTCATTGCTCAATGCCGATAACATCGAAATTGAACGAGTAACCGTCGGTGAAGATGCTGCCTTCAGTTTTACAACTGAATGCGATACCAGATATATTATTAGAGCAACAAAAAAACTGTATTTTCCAAAAGAAGAAGTTGTCGAAACACCGGACCAGGGGGGTGTAATAGATTTAAATATTCAATTAAAATTGAAAGATCCGTGCCCACCAAACGATCTAGGATGTATTTTAGAACTTCAGCCTATTTATTTTGATTACGACGAAGACTACATACGCCCAGATGCCGAAATTGAATTGGCCAAAATACTGTATGCTATGGAGCTGTATCCTGAACTCGTAATTCATATTGAATCGCATACCGATTCAAGAGGAAGAGATAGTTACAATATGAAACTTTCAGAAAGAAGAGCGCAATCTACTTTAAATTGGATCGTAGAAAAAGGTATAGATGAGTCGCGCTTGACCGCGAAAGGATATGGAGAAACTATGTTAATAAACAACTGCGGAAATGATGCCGAATGTACCGAAGAAGAACATCAATTAAATAGAAGATCAATGTTTATAATACAGGATTAG
- the idi gene encoding isopentenyl-diphosphate Delta-isomerase, whose amino-acid sequence MIEEQVILVNEKDEQLGLMPKQEAHEKGVLHRAFSVFIFNHKNELLLQQRAFHKYHTPGLWTNTCCSHQRHNESSLAAGKRRLFEEMGFTTELKETTTFIYKAPFDNGLTEHELDHILVGSFNGTPEINPEEVAAWKWMDLEAVKTDIAQNPNIYTAWFKIIFDKFYQHLKV is encoded by the coding sequence ATGATTGAAGAACAAGTTATCCTGGTGAATGAAAAAGATGAGCAGTTGGGACTTATGCCCAAACAAGAGGCACATGAAAAAGGTGTTCTTCATCGCGCGTTTTCCGTTTTTATTTTTAATCATAAAAATGAATTATTATTACAACAACGCGCATTTCATAAATATCATACGCCAGGACTGTGGACAAATACTTGCTGCAGTCATCAGCGCCACAACGAATCATCGCTGGCAGCAGGGAAAAGGCGCCTTTTTGAAGAAATGGGCTTTACTACCGAATTAAAAGAGACCACAACCTTTATTTATAAGGCACCATTTGATAATGGACTTACAGAACACGAATTAGATCATATATTAGTTGGCAGCTTTAACGGAACACCTGAAATAAATCCTGAAGAAGTTGCAGCCTGGAAATGGATGGATCTCGAAGCTGTAAAAACAGATATAGCGCAAAATCCAAACATATATACGGCTTGGTTTAAAATTATTTTCGACAAATTTTACCAACATTTAAAAGTATGA
- a CDS encoding 6-pyruvoyl trahydropterin synthase family protein, protein MSLTVYRKAHFNAAHRLFREEWDDAKNLEVFGKCSNPNYHGHNYELEVGISGEIDPKTGFLIDLKILRDIIKEEVEDPFDHKNLNLEVQEFKNLNPTVENIAVVIWKKIRTRIDSKYGISIKLYETPRNFVVYNGN, encoded by the coding sequence ATGAGCCTAACCGTATATAGAAAAGCACATTTTAATGCGGCGCATCGCCTTTTTAGAGAAGAATGGGATGATGCCAAAAATCTTGAAGTTTTTGGAAAATGCAGCAATCCAAATTATCACGGCCATAATTATGAATTAGAAGTGGGCATTTCTGGCGAAATCGATCCTAAAACCGGCTTTTTAATAGATTTAAAAATCTTGCGGGATATTATAAAGGAAGAAGTGGAAGACCCATTCGATCATAAAAATTTAAATCTTGAAGTCCAGGAATTTAAAAACCTTAATCCCACTGTAGAAAACATTGCAGTTGTAATTTGGAAAAAAATTAGAACTCGAATCGATTCGAAATACGGTATTTCAATAAAACTTTACGAAACTCCACGTAACTTCGTTGTTTATAACGGTAATTAA
- a CDS encoding type I phosphomannose isomerase catalytic subunit, translated as MITISTLYPLKFYPILKEKVWGGTKLYELFHKNSKDNVGESWEISGVENNISEIANGPFKGKTLNWLLENYKEKLVGEKVYSDFENQFPLLFKFIDASENLSVQVHPDDALAKQRHNSFGKTEMWYILNVEKGGELILGFNQKMDKQKYLKSLSENKIPEILNSETVKKGDAFILNPGTVHAIGAGVLLAEIQQTSDITYRIYDWDRPDTNGQMRQLHTDLALDAINFNPPKSRMTYGQAKNTPVHIGTTDFFVVNKLVLSKSYRKDLKSIASFTVYMCLEGSTIIETDGYSEKLKKGETILIPAQIAEIKFITNSASFLEVYIP; from the coding sequence ATGATTACAATTTCAACATTATATCCTTTAAAATTTTACCCTATACTGAAGGAAAAAGTATGGGGCGGTACGAAATTGTACGAACTTTTCCATAAAAATTCAAAAGATAATGTAGGGGAGAGCTGGGAGATATCTGGTGTTGAAAATAATATTTCAGAAATTGCAAACGGACCCTTTAAAGGCAAAACTTTAAATTGGTTGTTAGAAAACTATAAAGAAAAATTGGTTGGTGAAAAAGTATATTCAGATTTTGAAAATCAATTTCCATTGCTCTTTAAGTTTATTGATGCTTCCGAAAACCTCTCTGTGCAAGTACATCCCGACGATGCATTAGCTAAGCAACGACACAATTCCTTCGGAAAAACCGAAATGTGGTACATTCTGAATGTTGAAAAAGGAGGTGAACTTATTCTTGGTTTCAACCAAAAAATGGATAAGCAAAAGTATTTAAAATCGCTTTCCGAAAATAAAATTCCGGAAATTCTTAATTCTGAAACCGTTAAAAAAGGTGATGCGTTTATTTTAAATCCAGGTACGGTACACGCCATTGGTGCAGGGGTGTTACTGGCCGAAATTCAACAAACATCAGATATTACCTACCGAATTTACGATTGGGATAGACCAGATACTAACGGCCAAATGCGCCAATTACATACCGATTTAGCATTGGATGCTATCAATTTTAATCCGCCAAAATCAAGAATGACTTACGGACAAGCGAAAAATACTCCTGTGCATATTGGCACTACAGATTTCTTTGTTGTAAATAAACTCGTGCTGTCCAAAAGTTATCGTAAAGACCTAAAATCAATTGCCTCCTTTACGGTTTATATGTGTTTAGAAGGCAGCACAATAATTGAAACAGATGGCTATTCGGAAAAATTAAAAAAAGGTGAAACCATACTTATTCCTGCACAAATAGCTGAAATAAAATTTATTACCAATTCAGCTAGCTTTTTGGAGGTGTACATTCCGTAA
- a CDS encoding DUF4369 domain-containing protein, which produces MRYLFTILIFFISFISCSTDSDKMNLTGTVKGLKKGTLLLQKFDDTLLVTVDSMIVDGSSDFAFSEKIVSPEMYYLYVRLKDGTLRDDRIAFFAENHPMHIQTNLKNFGSAAIVKGSANDSIFREFEKLRQRYVAKNLEYISERFKKGNNNNDSLEMDLNRKQQSLIKSKYFTTINFAMNHSDYEVAPYLILSEAYSSNLKYLDTVYQSLSPKIKDSKYGKELESFIEMRKKSDSIL; this is translated from the coding sequence ATGCGTTACCTATTTACTATTTTAATATTTTTTATAAGCTTTATTAGTTGCTCAACAGATTCTGACAAAATGAATCTGACGGGGACAGTAAAAGGCTTAAAAAAGGGCACGTTGTTGCTTCAAAAATTTGATGACACGCTCTTGGTTACCGTAGATTCGATGATTGTTGATGGGTCTTCAGATTTTGCATTTTCAGAAAAAATTGTAAGTCCAGAAATGTATTATTTATACGTTAGACTAAAAGATGGAACTTTGCGGGATGATCGGATTGCATTTTTTGCAGAAAACCATCCGATGCATATTCAAACTAATTTAAAGAATTTTGGTAGCGCAGCCATAGTAAAAGGTTCGGCCAATGACAGTATTTTTAGAGAGTTTGAAAAATTAAGACAGCGTTATGTAGCGAAGAATCTTGAATATATTTCAGAACGCTTTAAAAAAGGCAACAATAATAATGATTCTCTGGAAATGGATTTAAATAGAAAGCAGCAATCATTAATAAAGAGTAAATATTTTACCACTATAAATTTTGCAATGAATCACAGCGATTATGAGGTTGCGCCCTATTTAATTTTAAGTGAAGCATACAGTTCTAATCTTAAATATTTAGACACTGTATATCAATCGCTTTCACCTAAAATAAAAGACTCCAAATACGGTAAGGAATTGGAGTCTTTTATTGAAATGCGTAAAAAAAGTGATTCTATTTTATAA
- a CDS encoding DUF819 domain-containing protein, producing MQDTTAEILKDTTPLFTNDTIVFGILMLALGFIFYTSSRKEGFWNKFYGIVPALFMAYFLPALLTTAGVISPEWTTVADTGEATTGSTSLYYMSSRYLLPAALVLMTLSIDLKGVLNLGPKALIMFFAGTIGIVLGGPLAVLIVGSIHPEAVGGEGADAVWRGLSTLAGSWIGGGANQTAMLEIYGYNQKLYGGMVFVDIVVANIWMAIILFGIGKSAKIDKWLKADTSAIDGLKDKVSEYAKKVDRNPTLTDLMILAAIAFGTVSFAHFGADYLSGFFTSIVNQIPKGITRNIFTFLDSSFFWMITITTIIGVLLSFTKAKAYEGAGASKFGSVFIYILVASIGMKMDLTLIFENMWLIVIGLVWMAVHAGLMILVAKMIRAPYFFLAVGSQANVGGAASAPIVASAFHPSLATVGVLLAVFGYAIGTVAAIICTVLMQLASGA from the coding sequence ATGCAAGATACTACTGCCGAAATTTTAAAGGATACCACTCCCCTTTTTACCAATGACACGATAGTTTTTGGAATATTAATGCTAGCCTTGGGCTTTATTTTTTACACGTCTTCGCGCAAAGAAGGATTTTGGAATAAATTCTACGGTATTGTTCCTGCGTTATTTATGGCTTATTTCCTCCCTGCATTATTGACTACTGCGGGCGTTATTTCGCCAGAATGGACCACCGTCGCAGATACTGGCGAAGCTACTACTGGCAGTACAAGTTTATACTATATGTCCAGCCGGTATTTATTACCTGCTGCCTTGGTGTTAATGACTCTAAGCATAGATTTAAAAGGCGTTTTGAATCTGGGTCCGAAGGCTCTTATTATGTTTTTTGCGGGAACCATCGGGATTGTACTTGGCGGGCCTTTGGCTGTATTGATTGTTGGCTCTATACATCCAGAAGCAGTAGGTGGCGAAGGTGCCGACGCTGTTTGGCGCGGACTCTCAACATTAGCAGGTAGTTGGATTGGCGGTGGTGCCAACCAAACTGCAATGCTTGAAATTTACGGCTACAACCAAAAATTATACGGAGGGATGGTATTTGTAGATATTGTAGTGGCAAATATCTGGATGGCAATTATTCTCTTCGGAATTGGAAAATCTGCAAAGATTGATAAATGGCTAAAGGCAGATACTTCTGCAATAGATGGTTTGAAGGATAAAGTTTCAGAATATGCTAAAAAAGTAGATAGAAATCCAACTCTAACGGATTTGATGATATTGGCAGCCATTGCCTTTGGAACGGTGAGTTTTGCACATTTTGGAGCCGATTATTTAAGTGGCTTTTTCACCTCTATTGTAAATCAAATACCTAAAGGAATAACCCGAAATATATTTACTTTTCTCGATTCCAGTTTCTTTTGGATGATAACAATAACTACTATAATTGGGGTTCTACTATCATTTACAAAAGCAAAAGCATATGAAGGTGCTGGCGCCAGCAAATTTGGCAGTGTATTTATTTATATTTTAGTAGCCAGCATTGGAATGAAGATGGATTTAACCCTAATTTTTGAAAATATGTGGTTAATCGTAATTGGTTTGGTATGGATGGCCGTACATGCGGGCTTAATGATTTTAGTTGCAAAAATGATTCGTGCCCCGTATTTCTTTTTGGCGGTGGGGAGCCAAGCAAACGTTGGAGGAGCAGCTTCGGCACCAATTGTTGCTTCTGCTTTTCACCCTTCATTGGCGACGGTTGGAGTACTATTAGCCGTTTTTGGGTACGCTATTGGCACCGTTGCTGCAATTATATGCACTGTGTTAATGCAATTAGCTTCGGGTGCATAA
- a CDS encoding alpha/beta hydrolase — MKHCLFFFLLFIGIVNAQTNKYHTENLSITPLIDGTLMVPENIEEPVLAIIVGDSGPTDRNGNQQMMVNNALKYLAEGLYQNQIASFRYDKRIVKQMKSRALNERNIQFDDFITDAIAILEYFKKDPRFSKIYIIGHGQGSLVGMIAAQNGAAGFISIAGAGQEIDDVIVAQLAEQAPGLVDNARSSFDDLRANGVASNYSPGLASIFRKEIQPFIYTWMQYNPKIEIQKLKIPVLLINGEKDIQVQLSEAELLKTAKPDAKYEIIPKMNHIFKEIEGNDLENSKSYNIYNLPVMPKLISIISDFIKK, encoded by the coding sequence ATGAAACATTGTTTATTTTTTTTCCTTCTTTTTATAGGAATAGTTAATGCCCAAACTAATAAATACCATACCGAAAATCTTAGCATTACACCTCTTATTGATGGAACGTTAATGGTTCCTGAAAATATTGAAGAACCGGTATTAGCTATTATTGTTGGTGATAGCGGTCCCACGGATAGAAACGGAAACCAACAAATGATGGTAAACAATGCTTTAAAATATTTAGCCGAAGGCCTTTACCAAAACCAAATTGCTTCGTTTAGATACGATAAAAGAATTGTAAAACAAATGAAGAGCCGGGCGCTAAACGAAAGAAACATTCAATTTGACGATTTTATTACTGATGCAATTGCCATTCTTGAATATTTCAAAAAAGATCCACGATTTTCAAAAATATATATCATTGGGCACGGTCAAGGGTCGCTCGTAGGAATGATAGCTGCACAAAATGGCGCTGCCGGATTTATTTCTATAGCTGGTGCGGGGCAGGAAATTGATGACGTAATTGTAGCGCAACTAGCGGAGCAAGCACCAGGCTTGGTTGATAATGCCCGTTCTTCATTCGATGATCTTCGGGCCAATGGTGTGGCGTCTAATTACAGTCCTGGATTGGCTTCAATTTTTCGAAAGGAAATTCAGCCTTTTATTTATACTTGGATGCAGTACAATCCCAAAATAGAAATTCAAAAATTGAAGATTCCCGTTTTACTTATTAATGGTGAAAAAGATATTCAGGTTCAACTTTCGGAAGCAGAATTACTAAAGACTGCTAAGCCCGATGCCAAATATGAAATTATTCCCAAGATGAACCATATCTTTAAAGAAATTGAAGGTAACGACCTGGAGAACAGCAAGTCGTATAATATTTATAACCTGCCGGTAATGCCTAAATTAATTAGTATTATTAGCGATTTTATTAAAAAATAA